A DNA window from candidate division TA06 bacterium contains the following coding sequences:
- a CDS encoding NCS2 family permease: MHRDFFRLKERGTNVRTEMLAGLTTFATMAYVIAANPKILEAGAGMDVASVTVATCLAAGFATLVMAFTANYPFALAPGMGINAFFSFTVCGAMGVPWEHALGIVFIEGVLFVLLTISKLRETVINSIPLPLKAGVGAGIGLFLAFMGLQEAGLITADPATLLTMAHVATANIYPKVLLAAIGLILMAALMVKRVKGAILISIVFCTLLSFIPFFKPAEKQALARITLSPTFFKMDILNAFRVEYLAIIFTFFFVDFFDTAGTLVGLSHRAGILDEKGRIPRVGRALLADALGTIFGAAVGTSTVTSYIESAAGVEEGGRTGLASVVTGVCFLLAILVVPLVGLIPSAAVAPALIMVGILMMGSIYRIDFTDFSEAVPAFLTIIVMPLTFSITNGIAVGFLSYAVIKLVSGKGKEVHPIMYVLAVLFAAFFVASPMFR; encoded by the coding sequence ATGCACCGTGACTTCTTCCGTTTGAAAGAACGGGGAACGAATGTCCGGACTGAAATGCTTGCGGGCCTCACCACTTTTGCCACGATGGCCTACGTTATTGCCGCTAACCCCAAAATACTGGAAGCCGGCGCGGGAATGGACGTTGCTTCAGTAACTGTGGCAACATGTCTTGCAGCGGGCTTTGCTACACTGGTTATGGCCTTCACGGCCAACTATCCATTTGCGCTCGCTCCCGGCATGGGGATAAACGCATTCTTCTCCTTTACTGTCTGTGGAGCCATGGGCGTTCCGTGGGAGCACGCACTGGGCATAGTATTCATTGAGGGAGTACTTTTCGTTCTGCTTACTATCTCCAAGCTCAGGGAAACCGTGATCAATAGCATCCCACTTCCTCTCAAGGCAGGAGTTGGCGCGGGGATAGGTCTGTTTCTCGCATTCATGGGACTTCAGGAAGCTGGGCTCATAACGGCTGACCCGGCGACACTCCTCACCATGGCTCACGTGGCGACAGCTAACATCTATCCGAAAGTTCTTCTCGCCGCGATTGGACTCATTCTGATGGCTGCGCTGATGGTCAAAAGGGTGAAGGGTGCCATACTCATAAGCATAGTTTTTTGCACCCTACTCAGTTTCATACCGTTCTTCAAGCCCGCTGAAAAACAGGCACTTGCCAGGATTACTTTGAGTCCCACATTCTTCAAAATGGACATACTCAACGCATTCAGAGTCGAATATCTTGCCATCATATTCACGTTCTTCTTTGTGGACTTTTTCGATACCGCGGGAACTCTTGTGGGCCTGTCCCACAGAGCAGGAATCCTGGATGAAAAAGGGAGAATCCCCAGAGTTGGGCGTGCTCTTCTGGCAGATGCTCTGGGTACGATTTTCGGAGCCGCAGTAGGTACCAGCACCGTGACTTCCTACATAGAGAGTGCCGCAGGAGTCGAAGAAGGAGGAAGAACAGGTCTTGCATCGGTTGTGACAGGAGTCTGCTTTCTACTGGCCATTCTCGTTGTCCCCTTGGTCGGACTGATTCCCAGTGCTGCCGTCGCACCCGCATTGATAATGGTGGGTATTCTCATGATGGGCTCCATCTATCGAATAGATTTCACAGACTTCAGTGAGGCAGTCCCAGCTTTTCTTACAATCATAGTCATGCCTTTGACCTTCAGTATCACCAACGGAATCGCCGTCGGCTTCCTCTCATACGCGGTCATCAAGCTTGTAAGTGGAAAGGGGAAGGAAGTTCATCCAATAATGTATGTCCTGGCTGTTCTTTTTGCAGCCTTCTTTGTAGCTAGCCCCATGTTCAGATAG
- a CDS encoding ABC transporter ATP-binding protein, translating to MNGWGNNENLRQLRRFLPYLRPWWKYGLLAGGLMLITVLLQLPLPLLTRYVIDYVFPQGNLRLLTWIIIGLSIFMLVRLTSGFFSGILLAIFREHVLLRVQLRLFEHIEHLSLSFHDDMKVGYLISRIGNDASNLQGLLADTLLGFIRNTLTFCVGVGILFFLHWKLALVSLAVLPCFIYSILFFSGRLRRKSGEMQENIARVYDVLGESLSGISVVKSFGAEKTQAISLLRRLKASLRSNIQYTVLGSASAAATAFLGGIGPLIVLWYGGREVITGALSLGTLIAFNAFLGYLYGPVRGLMGLNTNIQTSLASLRRVFELFDLPREEVSFATPSKLTEVAGSVSFQNITFSYDGNEPVLKQVSLKVEPGEKVALIGRSGAGKTSLVNLIPRFYEPKEGEIYIDGTNIKKVELRDLRSHIGIVPQDTFIFAGSIKKNIQYGRTDASDEEITAAAKAANAYDFIAKLPANYDTEVGERGVKLSGGERQRIAIARAMLKNPRILILDEATSEVDSESERLIQAALDKLMKDRTTFVIAHRLSTILNADKIFVIDKGKIMGGGKHEELYETLPLYRKLYREQFERQKVEKKD from the coding sequence ATGAACGGGTGGGGAAATAACGAGAATCTGAGACAACTTCGCAGATTTTTGCCATACCTGCGGCCGTGGTGGAAGTATGGCTTATTAGCTGGTGGTCTCATGCTGATTACTGTGTTACTACAACTACCTCTGCCTCTACTTACACGCTACGTTATAGACTACGTGTTCCCCCAGGGAAATCTCCGGTTGCTGACCTGGATAATCATAGGGTTGAGCATTTTCATGTTAGTCAGGCTGACTTCAGGCTTCTTCAGTGGAATACTACTGGCCATCTTCAGAGAACATGTGTTGTTGCGCGTTCAGCTGAGACTGTTTGAACACATAGAACATCTCAGTCTCTCTTTTCACGACGATATGAAGGTTGGCTATTTGATATCCCGGATTGGAAACGACGCATCAAACCTGCAGGGTTTGTTGGCCGATACGCTTCTCGGTTTCATAAGGAATACCCTGACCTTTTGTGTCGGGGTCGGGATCCTCTTCTTCCTGCACTGGAAGCTGGCACTGGTTTCTCTCGCGGTATTGCCATGCTTCATATACTCTATACTCTTCTTTTCAGGAAGACTGAGAAGGAAATCAGGTGAGATGCAAGAAAATATTGCCCGGGTCTACGATGTCCTTGGCGAAAGCCTTTCTGGCATCTCCGTTGTAAAGTCTTTTGGTGCGGAGAAGACCCAGGCGATCAGCTTGCTCAGGAGATTGAAAGCTTCACTGCGTTCCAACATTCAATATACAGTCCTTGGGTCAGCGTCCGCTGCCGCAACAGCTTTTCTCGGAGGAATAGGACCACTGATCGTCTTATGGTATGGAGGCCGGGAAGTCATCACAGGAGCTCTGAGCTTGGGAACACTTATCGCTTTCAATGCATTTCTGGGATATCTATATGGTCCGGTCAGGGGGCTCATGGGACTCAATACCAATATCCAGACTTCTCTTGCATCGCTAAGGCGCGTATTCGAGCTTTTTGATCTTCCACGGGAAGAGGTCAGCTTTGCGACACCTTCAAAGCTAACTGAGGTGGCAGGCAGTGTCTCGTTTCAGAATATCACTTTTTCGTATGACGGCAATGAACCTGTGCTCAAGCAGGTTTCTTTAAAGGTGGAACCCGGTGAAAAAGTGGCGTTGATTGGCCGCTCCGGCGCGGGCAAAACCTCCCTGGTCAATCTGATTCCAAGATTCTACGAACCGAAGGAAGGAGAGATATACATTGATGGAACAAACATCAAAAAAGTTGAACTCAGAGACCTGCGAAGCCACATTGGCATCGTGCCCCAGGACACTTTCATCTTCGCCGGAAGCATAAAAAAGAACATCCAGTACGGAAGGACTGATGCGTCCGACGAAGAGATAACGGCCGCGGCTAAGGCTGCTAATGCATACGATTTCATTGCGAAGTTGCCCGCCAACTATGATACAGAGGTCGGTGAAAGAGGAGTCAAGCTCTCTGGAGGTGAGCGGCAGAGAATTGCAATTGCAAGAGCCATGCTCAAGAATCCAAGAATCCTAATCCTTGATGAAGCTACATCAGAGGTCGATTCAGAGTCGGAAAGACTTATCCAGGCGGCTCTGGACAAGCTCATGAAGGACAGGACCACATTCGTCATTGCTCACAGGTTGTCCACAATTCTGAATGCAGACAAGATATTCGTAATTGACAAAGGCAAAATAATGGGGGGTGGAAAGCATGAAGAATTATATGAGACGTTGCCGCTCTATAGAAAGCTCTATAGGGAACAGTTCGAAAGGCAAAAAGTTGAGAAGAAGGATTGA
- a CDS encoding radical SAM protein, whose amino-acid sequence MKYPMCEHHFYESLQGGLSDLTLNATERCNLRCKYCTYSGAYYYERHHSTEDMSWETAKKAIDYFYSHTQSSEKVYMSFFGGEPLLNFDLVKRSVEYARGFANWPPIVFHLDTNGTTLSDETSGFLIENDVILQVSIDGPFEIHDRYRVFGNGGGTFHLVHKNLERIRKMDRDYYESRVSFAATLAPPCELLETYRFFSSDDLVAKNNLNINFVDTYDTDFFRMLHDRVRRSRLSEHLGALRKEYLEVTVGSNSGPAHQFLKGLFERPLVRIHRRALNPMGAHCPPNGICVPGVRRLFVDVAGRFYPCEKVGQAFCIGHVDTGIEHPKVRSLLEQYIRGSTQDCTSCWAVRLCSLCLAQARRSRDLDFGRKKDNCSVERANLHDSLVLYAEIMERNPKAFDFVEDMVFE is encoded by the coding sequence ATGAAATATCCAATGTGTGAACACCATTTCTATGAATCTCTGCAAGGTGGACTGAGCGATCTCACATTGAACGCCACCGAAAGGTGCAATCTGAGGTGCAAGTACTGTACATATTCCGGGGCCTACTATTACGAAAGACACCATTCAACAGAAGATATGTCCTGGGAGACTGCAAAGAAAGCGATTGACTACTTCTACTCTCATACGCAGTCCTCAGAAAAAGTGTACATGTCTTTCTTCGGAGGAGAGCCTTTGCTCAACTTTGATCTTGTCAAAAGAAGCGTTGAATATGCAAGAGGATTCGCCAATTGGCCTCCCATCGTATTTCACCTTGATACCAATGGAACGACCCTTAGCGATGAAACATCAGGCTTTCTCATAGAAAACGACGTGATACTGCAGGTGAGCATTGATGGTCCATTTGAAATACATGACAGATATAGGGTTTTTGGGAACGGCGGGGGCACATTCCACTTAGTGCACAAGAACCTCGAGAGAATCAGAAAGATGGACAGAGATTACTATGAAAGCAGAGTCTCCTTTGCGGCCACTCTTGCGCCACCATGTGAATTGCTGGAAACCTATCGTTTCTTCTCTTCCGATGATTTGGTTGCCAAGAACAACTTGAACATCAATTTTGTGGACACCTACGATACCGATTTTTTCAGAATGCTTCATGACCGGGTGAGGCGATCGCGGTTGAGCGAGCATCTGGGAGCTCTTAGAAAAGAGTATCTTGAGGTGACAGTTGGTTCAAACAGTGGGCCTGCCCATCAGTTTTTGAAGGGGCTTTTTGAACGGCCCCTAGTTAGGATTCATCGACGAGCACTGAATCCGATGGGTGCACACTGCCCACCTAACGGCATCTGTGTCCCTGGAGTCAGACGCTTATTCGTGGATGTAGCAGGTAGGTTCTATCCGTGTGAGAAAGTTGGACAGGCGTTCTGCATTGGTCACGTGGATACGGGAATAGAACATCCGAAAGTGAGGTCTCTGCTTGAACAATATATCCGTGGAAGCACCCAGGATTGTACAAGCTGCTGGGCCGTCCGCCTGTGCAGCCTCTGTTTGGCTCAGGCAAGAAGGAGTAGAGATCTTGATTTTGGGAGAAAAAAGGACAACTGCTCCGTAGAAAGGGCCAATCTGCACGACAGCTTAGTTCTATATGCAGAAATAATGGAACGCAACCCCAAAGCCTTTGACTTTGTGGAAGATATGGTTTTCGAATGA
- a CDS encoding threonylcarbamoyl-AMP synthase: MEDKLKKLIEKAISALKSGRIVAFPTDTVYGIGADFQNESAIKKVFNVKERESDKPLTLLLPDSEELHRFVKTIPKAAQRLIETFWPGPLTLVFKASGRVPPYLMGPDSTVGIRVCSNEIARALIRGFGSPLATTSANVSGEEPLRSGSDVSSKMGERIDYVLPGFCGFAPSSTVLNLSRFPPAVERKGAISPLLLGRIMRRKVRLCENVFFKILLVCTGNACRSPIAEGLLRKMIPPDLSKKFMVASAGTAALAGGKPTKFAIDAANELGANITGLVCKELSPEIITGADLILCMEQSQRDRVADMVPDAWEKTDLLKGYGKEGLPKYEREVEDPIGLQLEAYRRVAREIQSSLTGVVSELTRWLLP, encoded by the coding sequence TTGGAAGACAAACTGAAAAAACTGATTGAAAAAGCCATATCCGCTCTCAAGAGTGGTAGGATCGTGGCCTTCCCCACTGATACGGTCTACGGCATAGGTGCAGATTTCCAGAACGAGTCGGCCATCAAGAAAGTATTCAACGTGAAGGAAAGGGAGAGTGACAAACCTCTCACGCTTCTTCTTCCCGACTCAGAAGAGCTGCACCGCTTCGTGAAAACCATCCCGAAGGCAGCACAGAGACTGATCGAAACCTTCTGGCCGGGCCCCCTCACACTTGTCTTCAAGGCTTCAGGTAGGGTTCCACCATATCTCATGGGACCAGACTCGACCGTGGGGATAAGAGTCTGCAGTAATGAGATTGCCCGAGCGCTAATCAGGGGCTTTGGCTCCCCACTTGCCACAACCTCAGCCAACGTGTCGGGAGAGGAACCCTTGAGGTCAGGGAGTGATGTATCATCGAAGATGGGTGAGAGAATTGACTACGTCCTTCCCGGGTTCTGTGGGTTCGCGCCTTCCTCAACCGTCCTCAACCTTTCCAGATTTCCCCCAGCGGTTGAACGGAAGGGCGCCATTTCCCCGCTACTTCTGGGCAGGATTATGCGCAGGAAAGTCCGGCTTTGCGAGAATGTGTTCTTCAAAATCCTTCTTGTCTGTACGGGAAATGCGTGCAGGAGCCCAATAGCTGAAGGACTCCTCAGGAAAATGATTCCGCCGGACCTGAGCAAGAAATTTATGGTTGCGTCGGCAGGAACTGCAGCTTTGGCGGGGGGCAAACCGACTAAGTTCGCCATCGATGCTGCGAATGAGCTGGGTGCGAACATCACAGGTCTGGTGTGCAAAGAACTCAGCCCAGAGATCATAACGGGTGCTGACCTCATTCTCTGCATGGAGCAGAGTCAAAGAGATAGGGTTGCAGATATGGTCCCGGACGCATGGGAGAAAACCGACCTTCTCAAGGGGTACGGCAAGGAAGGGCTTCCCAAGTATGAGCGGGAGGTAGAAGACCCCATTGGCTTACAATTGGAAGCATATCGCAGGGTTGCGCGCGAGATCCAATCCAGCCTCACAGGCGTGGTCTCGGAACTGACGCGCTGGCTACTCCCTTAG
- the purD gene encoding phosphoribosylamine--glycine ligase, whose protein sequence is MKILVIGGGGREHALVWKLAKSARVKQIYAAPGNAGIAQIATCVDISAEDIDQLIQFALENRIDLTVVGPEAPLTLGIVDRFHQKGLQIFGPSAKASQIEGSKVFAKNLMVYAGIPTAEFEIFETIDPAISYIKEKGAPIVIKADGLAAGKGAIVAKNVNEALRAAQDMLVKGLFGVAGKRIVVEEYLQGEEASVLAFSDGKSVLTMISTQDHKQIYDGDKGPNTGGMGAYAPAPVVDKNMLTDIEERILKLTVREMDGQGCPYVGVLYAGLIITEEGPKVLEFNCRFGDPETQPLFALMETDLFEIMEKTLAQDLKATRIEWTNQHAVCVVLASGGYPSRYQKGKTIGGLNEASALKNVVVFHAGTALSDRKYVTSGGRVLGVTGLGDSLEGAVERAYEGVDRISFEAMYYRRDIAAKGLAR, encoded by the coding sequence TTGAAGATACTGGTCATAGGCGGAGGTGGCAGAGAGCACGCGCTCGTTTGGAAACTCGCTAAGAGCGCAAGAGTAAAGCAGATATATGCCGCACCCGGAAACGCCGGGATTGCTCAGATCGCGACGTGTGTGGACATCTCTGCAGAGGACATTGACCAGCTTATCCAGTTCGCCCTTGAGAACAGGATAGACCTGACCGTTGTAGGCCCCGAGGCCCCTCTCACCCTTGGCATCGTTGACAGGTTCCACCAGAAAGGACTCCAGATATTCGGCCCCTCAGCAAAAGCTTCCCAGATAGAAGGAAGCAAGGTCTTCGCGAAGAATCTCATGGTCTATGCTGGCATACCAACTGCCGAATTTGAGATCTTCGAGACGATTGACCCTGCGATATCCTACATAAAGGAAAAGGGGGCTCCCATTGTGATTAAAGCTGACGGGCTCGCAGCTGGAAAGGGGGCTATTGTAGCAAAGAACGTTAATGAGGCCCTCCGGGCTGCACAGGATATGCTCGTCAAGGGCTTATTCGGCGTTGCCGGGAAACGGATTGTGGTTGAGGAATACCTCCAGGGTGAAGAAGCCTCGGTGCTTGCTTTCAGCGACGGAAAGTCCGTGCTGACTATGATATCTACCCAGGACCACAAGCAGATCTACGACGGAGATAAGGGCCCGAACACCGGTGGAATGGGTGCCTATGCTCCCGCACCGGTCGTGGACAAGAACATGCTCACAGACATCGAAGAGAGGATACTCAAACTAACTGTGAGGGAGATGGATGGACAGGGCTGCCCATATGTGGGTGTGCTCTATGCAGGCCTGATAATCACTGAGGAGGGCCCGAAAGTCCTTGAGTTCAACTGCCGGTTTGGTGACCCCGAAACTCAGCCCCTTTTTGCTCTCATGGAAACAGATCTTTTCGAGATTATGGAAAAGACTCTGGCACAGGACCTGAAAGCTACTCGAATAGAATGGACGAATCAGCATGCAGTCTGCGTGGTGCTCGCTTCTGGAGGGTATCCGTCAAGGTACCAGAAGGGAAAAACCATCGGCGGTTTGAATGAGGCGTCTGCCCTGAAAAACGTGGTTGTCTTTCATGCAGGTACAGCCCTTTCTGATAGAAAATATGTGACGAGCGGTGGGAGAGTCTTGGGAGTGACCGGTCTCGGAGACAGCCTGGAGGGAGCTGTCGAAAGAGCTTACGAGGGAGTTGACAGAATAAGCTTTGAGGCAATGTACTATCGCAGGGACATCGCTGCGAAGGGACTGGCACGCTAA
- the purE gene encoding 5-(carboxyamino)imidazole ribonucleotide mutase: MSKPVVGIIMGSKSDAEVMRECEKALEEFKIPFETIVSSAHRNPAKTRRYASGAKKRGIKVIIAGAGYAAHLPGFIASHTDLPVVGVPIPSSPFHGVDSLLSMVQMPKGVPVATMGLGKSGARNAAIFAKQILALGNVRGAKAKKKPRKR; the protein is encoded by the coding sequence ATGAGCAAGCCTGTTGTTGGCATCATTATGGGAAGCAAAAGTGACGCCGAAGTGATGCGAGAGTGCGAAAAGGCGCTCGAGGAGTTCAAGATTCCGTTTGAAACGATTGTAAGTTCTGCGCACAGGAATCCTGCCAAGACCCGAAGGTATGCGTCGGGCGCCAAGAAGCGCGGCATAAAGGTGATTATTGCCGGGGCTGGATATGCGGCTCACCTCCCCGGCTTCATTGCATCGCACACAGACTTGCCGGTGGTTGGAGTGCCTATTCCCAGTTCGCCTTTTCATGGCGTGGATTCGCTCCTCTCCATGGTTCAGATGCCGAAAGGGGTGCCCGTTGCCACAATGGGATTGGGAAAGAGCGGAGCTAGAAATGCTGCCATATTCGCGAAACAAATACTCGCACTCGGGAATGTCAGGGGTGCTAAAGCAAAGAAAAAACCAAGAAAGAGATAG